In Balaenoptera musculus isolate JJ_BM4_2016_0621 chromosome 19, mBalMus1.pri.v3, whole genome shotgun sequence, one genomic interval encodes:
- the PRR19 gene encoding proline-rich protein 19, producing MDPRGPAPKPFQRPEKPGRVRRRKTRRELNEALAGSRRPLAHHDPPVASRDPHVVLRNSVVPAAPKLVVITQGRLSREHRGLFNHEVKSLDVARLLSSGSLESGTPALPTKSSPSPGRAQEPAPPSRGKENQVPGASGPGPPSPPQLPGLGQLLRELQCQLILPQAFPRRNLVQEARDAIVGTLQACHGCVPDLTLVLRGCQPHLPGTKPRGPERQRMTPSWINSPEEAPGEGRQRRREGTKELTFAMSHTASTSTVYRVNLAPPKGPWPPPLSPLPSPSGAACGPPTAFDLLKSIWLVDTPPPPRPWGIGPPQPLPQPPSPLLPRTSALDWSPSPPAPLPSLSWVVAQSSPGAWCFPPMRLY from the exons ATGGACCCCAGGGGGCCAGCCCCCAAGCCTTTCCAGCGGCCTGAGAAACCTGGTCGTGTCCGCCGTCGGAAGACCAGGCGGGAGCTTAACGAGGCCCTGGCGGGCAGTCGCCGGCCATTGGCCCATCACGATCCTCCCGTGGCCAGTCGGGATCCTCATGTGGTCCTCCGGAATTCTGTGGTGCCTGCTGCCCCCAAGCTCGTGGTCATAACCCAGGGGCGCCTGAGCCGGGAGCACCGGGGTCTCTTCAACCACGAGGTGAAATCTCTGGACGTGGCACGGCTGCTTAGCAGTGGGTCCCTGGAGTCAGGCACCCCTGCACTCCCCACCAAGTCCTCCCCAAGCCCAGGCAGGGCCCAAGAACCAGCCCCACCGTCAAGGGGCAAGGAAAACCAGGTGCCTGGAGCCTCGGGCCCAGGCCCACCTAGTCCCCCCCAGCTCCCTGGCTTGGGGCAGCTGCTGAGGGAGCTGCAATGCCAGCTGATTCTGCCACAGGCCTTCCCCAGGAGGAACCTAGTAcaagaggccagggatgccatCGTGGGCACCTTACAGGCCTGCCATGGCTGCGTGCCTGACCTTACTCTGGTGCTCCGGGGCTGCCAGCCACACTTGCCAG gGACCAAGCCTAGGGGCCCTGAGAGACAAAGGATGACACCCTCCTGGATCAACAGCCCTGAggaggccccaggggaggggaggcagaggaggcgAGAGGGGACAAAGGAGCTCACCTTCGCCATGTCTCACACCGCCAGCACTTCTACTGTGTACCGGGTGAACCTGGCACCACCTAAAGGTCCCTGGCCACCCCCATTGTCCCCATTGCCTTCGCCATCTGGGGCGGCCTGCGGCCCCCCAACAGCCTTTGATCTGCTGAAAAGCATCTGGCTGGTAGAcacacctccccctccccggccctgGGGGATTGGCCCACCACAACCCCTGCCTCAGCCACCATCACCCTTGTTGCCCCGAACCTCTGCCCTGGACTGGAGCCCCAGCCCCCCTGCCCCACTGCCCAGCCTCTCCTGGGTGGTGGCCCAGAGCAGCCCAGGGGCCTGGTGCTTTCCACCCATGAGACTGTACTGA